The Corallococcus caeni genomic sequence TCGAGTCCGCCTTCAACAAGGTCATCCAGGAACTGGATCGCATGGCGAACCAGATCCACACCTCCCAGCAGACGGTCCACCGGGCCGCCAAGAACGCGCTGCGCGACGGCCAGTCCGCGGACCTGTCCCAGCTGACGGAGAAGAACGTCCCCGGCGCCAGCGAGCTGAACTCCAGCGTGGGCGGGATGAACGCGGATGAGTTCGACTGCGCGGTGGACGGGATGAACTGCACGCGCGCCGGCAACTCCAGCAACAAGGCCCGCGCGCAGGTGATGACGGAGATCTCCAACGCGTCCCGTCCTGGCTGGGCGGCCAACCGCAGCCTGCCCGTCATCATGAACGGGCTGCCCACCTACTACAAAAGCGACTTCATCAAGGACCTGCTCAAGGACATCCCCCAGGAAGGCACCCACATGATCGTGGGGCACCAGGGCACGGCCAAGGTGGCCCAGACCAAGAGCAACATCCACGGCCCCGGCCAGGTCACCGGCAACGAGGGCAAGGTCGTCGTCGCGGACGAGCACGGCACCCTCATCTCGCAGTGGCGCCACGGCTTCGGCGTGGGCACGTACAAGGCCCTGGTGGAGAGCAGCGAGAACGGCGGCAGCCACGAGCCCTCCGGTGCCCACTCCGGCCAGCACGACATGTTCAAGGGCATCAACACCAAGGACCTGATGGGCTGCTCGGCCAGCGGCAACTGCTTCATGAAGTTCCGCGCCAGCGACGACCCGGACCGCGACTGGGGCCAGCCGCGCGTCTACAGCTACGTCACCAAGCAGTTCTTCGTGGGTGACGCCAAGAAGGCGCCCTGGGAGCTCAACGACTCCGGCTCCTTCACGCTCACGCACGGCGCCCAGGGCGACGGGCAGCTGCGGCTCGCGCCCGGCGAGGGCGCGGCGCTCAGCAAGGCGCTCGTCTACTACCACCGCCTGGGCCCCAACGGCTGGAAGGAGGCCCCGGGCCTCTTCAACCCCTACTGGCGCGTGAAGCTGCACCCGTTCAGCGCGCAGGAGGCCTCGCAGGTGCTCAACCGCGCGGGCAACTCGGACGCCGCCACGCTGGCGGGCGCCAAGGACCTGGCCCTATGAGCCCCTTCACTTCGTCCCGCCGCGCGCGCCGGGGCGCCGCCTCCGTGGAGATGGCGCTCTCCATGATCGCGCTCATCCCCATCTTCATGTACGCGCTCTTCCTGGACGACCTCCTGCGCTACTCGCTGGACAACCAGGAGGCCGCGGTGACGACCATCTGGGACTTCACCACGCAGGACTACACGAAGGGGCTCAAGCCGGGCGGCGGCGGCGGTACGGGCCCCCAGGGCGGCAACTCCAACGTGCAGCACAACGCCCGCCTCACGTACTGCGACCACGAGTCCGGCATCGACCGGCCGGACGTCATGTCCGGCAGCAACTACGCGGACTGCGAGGACACGGACCACCACACGGCGCTCGTCGCCCACGTCTGCTGGATGAACGACGATGCCCAGCAGGTGACGTGCACCGCGCCAGAGACGGGCGCCGCGAAGCTGGGCAGTCTGGCGGACGACTACCAGGACGAGTTCACCAACGGCGGCTACATCGTCTGCGAGGCCCGCGCCGTGGTGGAGAACTACCTGTTGCCCGAACAGTTCCTGCCGGAGTTCAGCAAGGAGAAGCTGAGCAAGGAGAATTGGAAGAAGGAAGGCGTGGCGAAGGTCCACGACAACGCCCAGGCGGGCGTCGGCGGCGAGAACGGCAACGCCTACTTCCTCAAGAAGCAGACCATGAGCATCCTCACCGACACCTGGGCGCTCACCCAGGACGCGGACATCTCCCCCTCCGACTCCAGCGGTGAGATGTACGACCGCATGAAGAACACGTACACGAACGTCACCGCGTACAACCTCATGCGCAGCCAGATGATGGACTTCCGGCAGAAGATCACGGAGGACCTGCTGGACGGCACCATGCTCTACATGTTCGAGGACTCGCCCTCGGACCCGTACATCTCCATCCACCCGCACCTGGCCAACATGCAGACCCCGGCCAACACGGTGGACCAGGAGGGCAGCACCCGCTACTTCAACCAGGAGTGGCGTGACTGGGACCAGGACAAGAACCAGAACACGTACAAGCACGGCCAGCGCGGTGACTGGTACATGGGCTGCAAGGACGCGGAGTCGTGCTGAAGTCGCTGGCCACGCACCCCGCCTTCCGCACCGCCGCGGTGCTGGTGTCGGTGGCGGTGGCGGGCACGCTCATCGGGATGGGCTGGGAGGAGGCGCGCTACGGCGGCACCCGCACGGAGCTGGAGCGGGCGGAGGCCGCCGCGGACGAACTGGACCAGGAGACGCCGCGCGGCTCGGGGCGCTCGAAGCAGGACGAGGCCATCCTGGCGCGCACGCTGTCGTACTTCCCGCCCTATCCCAACGGCGGACGTCCGGAGGCGCTGGCCGCGGACTACCTGGGGCCGGGCACGCCCATCGCGGTGTCGTGGTTCGCCACGAAGGACTCGTCGGATGTGGTGCTGAACCACTACCGCAAGTTCCTCCTGGACGAGGGCCTGCCCGTGGTGGGCCTGCGCTTCAACGACAACGCGGGCTACGTGGGCTACTGGGTCCCGAAGGACGACGAGGTCCGGCTGATGTCCACGCTGCGCCAGGGCGATGAGACCATCGTCTTCGTCTCCTCCGCGCGCATGCGCAACTACCTGGAGCGCGCCGGGAGCCGCATCCCCGCGGGCGTGCCGGTGCCCAGGGGCCTGCAGGACGCGGCGTCCCTGTCCCTCAAGATGGAGGGCGCCACGAACGTCACCGTGACGGGCCGGCTGCCCGACACCGCGCTCCCCGACGCCGAGCAGGCCTACGCGGCCCTCCTGCGCGACCAGGGATGGAGCGTGTCCGAGGCCCGCCAGGCGGGCTTCCAGGAAACCGAGCTGACCCTGACGCGCACGGGCCTGCGCGGACAGGCCACCTTGCGGCAACCTTCCGCGCAGCGCGACGTGGAGTTCCACCTGTCGCTGATGCGGGCCCAGGGCGCGCCATGAGTCGCGCGCGTGGAGAGCGAACGATGAGCCGTTTCAAGAAGCAGGTCCTGGTCCTGTCCCTGGGTGTGGGCGCGCTGCTGTGGAGCACGCCGGTCCTGGCCGCCGCCAGCTGCGAGCGCCGCTGCGCGGAGGACAAGGTGAAGTTCGAGAAGGTGTGCAAGGAGCGCGCGAAGAACGCGCAGCCCTACTGCACCAAGGTCGCCGGCCAGGCGAAGGACAAGTGCGTGAACCAGTGCCGCAACGGCAAGAAGGGCGGCGGTGATGACACGCCGACGATGGAGGCGCCCGGTGAGTAAGCGCAGGCGTCTGAAGCAGGCCCTCCAGCGCGGGCAGGCCATGTCGGAGTACGGCGTCATCACGGCGGCGTTCTTCGGCTTCACCGTGCTGAGCTGGCCGTTCCTCATCCAGCTGCTGCGGGCCCTCAACACCTACTTCCAGTCCATCTACTACATCATCCAGTCGCCCATCCCCTGACGTCGGGGACGGGCGGCCGGGACGGGTGGAGCGCTTAAGGCTTCACGGTGGTGACGAACACCGCCTTGCCGCCCTCCACCTTCATCACCACGGCCTGCTTCACCGCGTCGCGGTTGGCGTCCAGGTTGATGGTGCCCGCCACGCCCGGGAAGTCCTTCGTGGCCGCGATGGCGTCGCGCAGCGCTGGGCCGGACGTATCCGGCGCGCGCTTCATCGCATCCACCAGCAGGCGCCCGGCGTCGTACGCCAGCACCGCCACGCTGTCCGGCACGCTGCCGTAGGCGGCCTTGTACTTCTTGAGGAAGTTCTGGACGACGGGGTCCGGGTTGTCCGGCGAGTAGTGGTTGGAGAAGTAGCTGCCCTCCAGCGCGGAGCCGCCCAGCTCGTACAGCTTGTCGGAGTCCCAGCCGTCACCGCCCAGGAGCGGCACGCGCAGGCCCACCTCGCGCGCCTGCCGCGCGATGATGCCCACGTCCGTGTAGTAGCCCGGGACGAACACCGCCTCCGGCTTCATGTTCTTGATGGACGTGAGCTGCGCGCGGAAGTCCGTGTCGCCCTTGGAGTAGCTCTCGTTGCCGACGATGGTGCCGCCGAACTCCTTGAACTTCTGGTTGAAGACGTCCGCCAGGCCCACGGAGAAGGCGCTCTTGTTGTCGGTGAGCACCGCCACCTTGTTGAGCTTGAGGTTCTCCCGCGCGAACTTCGCCATCACCAGGCCCTGGAACGGGTCGATGAAGCAGACGCGGAAGATGTAGTCGCCCTTCTTCGTCACCTCCGGGCTGGTGGAGGTGGGCGTAATCATGGGCACCTTGCCCGCCTGCGCCTTGTCCGCCATGGCCATGGACACGGACGACGCGGCCTCACCCAGCAGCGCCACCACCTTGTCCTGCGCGATGAGCCGCGTGGCCGCCTGGGCGCCTTCCTCCGGACGGCCCTGGCTGTCGTAGACGCGCACCACCAGCTTCTGGCCGCGCACGCCGCCCGCCGCGTTGGCCTCCTGGAGCGCCAGGTCGATGCCGTTGCGCGCGGAGATGCCGAAGGTGGCCTCGGAGCCGGTGAGGCTGCCCACCTCGCCAATGAGGATGGTGCCTTCCGGCGGAGGCCCCGGCGGGGCGGCCGTGGCGCTGCCACCCTGCGTGGTGGGCGAGGGCGCGGGGGCCGGGGCGGACTTCTTCTCACAACCCACCAGGGCCAGGGCCAGCGCGGTGAGCAGGAGGGGGAGGGGACGGCGCATCGGTAGGGCTCCTCGAGGGGGAGACAGGCTCGGAAAGCGGACGGCTCCACCCTAACCCGTCGCCCCCGGATTTGAATGTGGACTGGACAGGTCCACATTACATAAGAGGCCGTCGCGGGCATGGGGCCCGCGGACAGCCCTGAGGAGATACCCCCCACATGCTCCGGATGAGCAAGATGACCGACTACGGCATCGTGCTGATGACCGAGCTGGCGCGCGCGGACGGGGAAACCCGCACCACGCGAGAGCTGGCGGCGCGCACGCATGTCGCCCTTCCCTCCGCGAGCAAGGTCCTCAAGGGCCTGTTGCAGGCGGGGCTGGTGGTGTCACACCGGGGGGCGAACGGCGGCTACGGCCTGTCGCGTCCGGCGGAGGCCATCTCGCTGGCGGAGCTGGTGTCCGCGCTGGAGGGGCCGGTGTCCCTCACGGAGTGTGGCCAGCACGCCGGCAAGCCCGCGGGGCCCTGTGAGCTGGAGGCCGTCTGCCAGGTGCGGGGCCACTGGCGCCTCATCAACCAAGCCATCCAGGAGGCGCTGGGGAAGCTGACGCTCGCGGACCTGCGCGCGCCCGCGCCCCGCATGCCGGAGCGGCTGGTGGGCCTGGGCCTGCCGGCGTCCGCGCCCCTTCCTGCTTCCGCCACGGGAGTCCGTTCATGAGCAGCACCGAAACCATCCAGGAGCTGACGCGCAAGGGCTACCAGGCGGGCTTCGTCACCCAGGTGGAGGCGGACACGCTGCCCCCCGGCCTGGACGAGGACGTCATCCGCGTGCTGTCCGCGAAGAAGAACGAGCCGGCCTTCATGCTGGAGTGGCGCCTGAAGGCGTACCGCCACTGGCTCACGCTGAAGGAGCCGACGTGGCAGGCGGTGAAGTACCACCCCATCGACTACCAGGCCATCCGCTACTACTCGGCGCCGAAGCAGAAGCCGAAGAAGGACAGCCTGTCGGAGGTGGACCCCGAAATCCTCCGCACCTACGAGAAGCTGGGCATCCCGCTGGAGGAGCAGAAGCGCCTGCAGAACGTCGCGGTGGACGCCGTCTTCGACTCCGTGTCGGTGGCCACCACGTTCCGGGAGAAGCTCTACAAGGCGGGCGTCATCTTCTGCTCGTTCTCCGAGGCCGTGCGCGAGCACCCGGAGCTGGTGGAGCGCTACCTGGGCACGGTGGTGCCCTTCTCCGACAACTTCTTCGCGGCGCTCAACTCCGCGGTCTTCAGCGACGGTTCGTTCTGCTACGTGCCCAAGGGCGTGAAGTGCCCCATGGAGCTGTCCACGTACTTCCGCATCAACGCGGCGGACACGGGCCAGTTCGAGCGCACGCTGCTCATCGCGGATGAGGGCGCCTCCGTGAGCTACCTGGAGGGCTGCACCGCGCCCATGCGCGACACCAACCAGCTGCACGCGGCGGTGGTGGAGTTGGTGGCGCTGGACGGCGCGTCCATCAAGTACAGCACGGTGCAGAACTGGTACCCGGGGGACGCGGAAGGCAAGGGCGGCATCTACAACTTCGTCACCAAGCGCGGCATCGCGCACCAGCGCGCCAAGATTTCCTGGACGCAGGTGGAGACGGGCTCGGCCATCACCTGGAAGTACCCCAGCGTCATCCTCAAGGGGGATGACTCGGTGGGCGAGTTCTACTCGGTGGCGCTCACCAACCACCGGCAGCAGGCGGACACGGGCACGAAGATGATCCACATCGGGAAGAACACCCGGTCCACCATCGTGTCCAAGGGCATCTCCGCGGGCCGCGGACAGAACACGTACCGGGGGCAGGTGAAGGTGCTCAAGAGCGCGGCGAACGCACGCAACTACACGCAGTGCGATTCGCTGCTCCTGGGCGACGAGTGCGGCGCCCACACGCTGCCGTACATCGAGGTGAAGAACGCGACCGCGCAGGTGGAGCACGAGGCGTCCACGTCGAAGATTGGCGAGGACCAGCTCTTCTACTGCCGGCAGCGCGGCATCTCGCAGGAGGACGCGGTGTCGATGATCGTGAACGGCTTCTGCCGTCAGGTCTTCAAGGAACTGCCCATGGAGTTCGCCGTGGAGGCGCAGAAGCTCCTGGGCGTGAGTCTGGAAGGGAGCGTGGGGTGATGGCGTCGCTACTGAGCATCCAGGACCTGCACGCCCGCGTGGGCGGCAAGGACATCCTCAAGGGCATCAATCTGGAAGTCGCCGCCGGCGAGGTGCACGCCATCATGGGGCCCAACGGCTCCGGCAAGAGCACGCTCGCGGGCGTGCTGGCGGGGCGTGAGACGTACGAGGTGACGAAGGGCTCCGTGCGCTTCGACGGCAAGGACCTGCTGGGCACGCCGCCGGAGGAGCGCGCGAAGGCGGGCGTGTTCCTGGGGTTCCAGTACCCGGTGGAGATTCCGGGCGTGGGCAACCTGCACTTCCTGCGCACGGCGCTCAACGCGCAGCGCCGCGCGAAGGGCGAGGAGGAGCTGGACGCGATGGACTTCCTCCAGCTGGCCAAGGAGAAGGCGAAGCTCGTGCAGCTGGACGCGGCGTTCATGAACCGCTCCGTGAACGAGGGCTTCTCCGGCGGAGAGAAGAAGCGCAACGAGATCTTCCAGATGGCGGTGCTCCAGCCCCGGCTGGCGCTGCTGGACGAGACGGACTCGGGCCTGGACATCGACGCCCTGCGCATCGTCGCGGGCGGCGTGAACGCGCTGCGCGCGAAGGACCGCGCCATGGTCGTGATTACGCACTACCAGCGGCTCTTGGACTACATCGTGCCGGACCACGTGCACGTGATGTCGGCGGGCCGCATCGTGCGCTCGGGTGGGCGCGAGCTGGCGCTGGAGCTGGAGGAGAAGGGCTACGGCTGGATCGGGGAGGGCGCGGCCGCCGGCAAGGCGAAGGAGGCCCGGCCATGAGCGCGTCCCACTACGCGGAGGTGGCCCGGGCCTTCCAGGCGCGCGGCGATGCGCCCGCGTGGCTCCAGGCGTTTCGTGAGCAGGGCCTGAGCCAGTTCCAGGCGCGTGGTCTGCCCACGTCCAAGGACGAGGAGTGGAAGTACACGCCCGTCGCCACGCTGTCGTCGCATCCCTTCCAGCCCGCGCGGGACGTGTCCGCGGGCGAGGACGTGGCCCAGGCGGTGGCGCGGCACGCGCTGCCCGGCCCGCGGCTCGTGTTCGTGGACGGCAGCTTCGTGCCGGCGCTGTCGGTGCTCACCGGCCTGCCGCGCGGCGTGGTGCTCAAGCCGCTGTCGCAGGCGCTGCGTGAAGACGGCGCGCTGTTGCAGGAGACGCTGGGCCAGCTCTCCCGGCCGTCCGCGCATGCCTTCACGTCGCTCAACGCGGCGCTGCTGGAGGAGGGCGCGCTGCTCACGCTCGCCCCCCGGGCCCTGAGCGAGGTGCCGGTGCAGTTGCTGTTCCTCGCGCGCGGCGGCGACGGGCCGGTGCTGGCCAGTCCGCGCATCGTCGTGGTGGCGGGCGAGGGCAGCGAGGCCACGCTGGTGGAGACGTACGCGGGGCTGGGCACGGGGGCGACGTTCACCAACGCCGTGACGGAGGTGTCGCTGGGCGACAACGCCAGCCTGCGCCACTTCAAGCTCCAGGCGGAGGGTGACACCGCGGTGCACCTGGGCGGGCTGTACTCGCGGCAGGGGCGCGACAGCCGCTTCCAGTCGCACGCGTTCTCGTTCGGCGGGCTGCTGGCGCGCAACGAAGTGCACGCGGCCTTCGCGGGCGAGGGTGGCGAGTGCGTGCTCAACGGCCTGTTCGTGGGCCGGGGCACGCAGCACCTGGACAACCGCACGGACCTGGACCACGCGGTGCCGCACTGCTCCAGCCGAGAGCTCTACAAGGGCGTGCTGGATGACCGCGCGCGCGGCACCTTCCACGGGAAGATCCGCGTGCGCGAGGACGCGCAGAAGACGGACGCGAGCCAGACGAGCCGCAACCTGCTGCTCTCCGAGGGCGCGCAGGTGGACGCCCGGCCGCAGCTCGAAATCTTCGCGGACGACGTGAAGTGCGCCCACGGCACGGCGGTGGGCCGGCTGGATGACAACGCGCTGTTCTACCTGCGCTCGCGCGGCATCCCGAAGGTGGAGGCGGAGCGGATGCTGACGCAGGCGTTCGCGAGCGAGCTGGTGCGCGCGGTGCCGGAGGGTCCGGTGCGCGCGCGCGTGGAGGAGCTGCTCGCGGGAAAGCTGCCGGGTTCGGCGGAGGTGATGGGATGAGCGGGCCTGGATTCGACCTCGCGCGGGTGCGCGCGGACTTCCCCATCCTGCGGCAGGAGGTGCGGGGCCGGCCGCTGGTGTACCTGGACAGCGCCGCCACGGGGCAGAAGCCGCAGGCGATGCTGGACGCGCTGACGCGCTTCTACACGCACGACAACGCCAACGTGCACCGCGGCGTGCACATCCTCTCCGAGCGCGCCACGCAGGCCTTCGAGGACGCGCGCGAGACGGTGCGCCGCTTCATCCACGCCAAGGACGTGCGCGAGGTCATCTTCGTGCGCGGCACCACGGAGGCCATCAACCTGGTGGCCGCCACCTACGGCCGCAAGCACGTGGGCCCGGGCGACGAGGTGCTCATCTCCGCCATGGAGCACCACTCCAACATCGTGCCCTGGCAGATGGTGTGCGACGCGGCGGGCGCGAAGCTGCGCGTGATTCCGGTGGATGACCGCGGCGAGCTGCGCATGGACGCCGTGGACGCGCTGCTCACGGAGAAGACGCGCCTGCTGGCCATCACCCACGTGTCCAACGCGCTGGGCTCCGTGAACCCCATCAAGGAACTGGTGGCGAAGGCGCACGCGAAGAACATCCCGGTGCTGGTGGACGGGGCGCAGTCGGTGACGCATTTCCCGGTGGACGTGCAGGACCTGGGCTGTGACTTCTACGCCTTCAGCGGGCACAAGCTCTTCGGGCCCACGGGCATCGGCGTGCTGTACGGGAAGCTGTCCATGCTGGAGTCGCTGCCGCCGTACCAGGGCGGCGGGGACATGATCCTCTCCGTGACGATGGAGAAGACCGTCTACAACCGCGTGCCGCACCGCTTCGAGGCGGGCACGCCGGACATGGCGGGCGCGGTGGGGCTGGCCGCGGCCATCCGCTACCTGGAGGCCCTGGGCATGGAGAACGTGTCCCAGCACGACCAGTGGCTGCTCGCGTACGCGACGGACGCGCTCCAATCGGTGCCGGGCCTCAAGCTGGTGGGCACGGCGCCGCGCAAGACGGGCGTGCTGTCCTTCACGCTGGAGGACGTCCACCCGCACGACGTGGGCACCATCCTGGACCAGGAGGGCATCTGCATCCGCACCGGGCACCACTGCGCCCAGCCGCTGATGCAGCGCTTCGGGGTGGCGGCCACGGCGCGGGCGT encodes the following:
- a CDS encoding ABC transporter substrate-binding protein produces the protein MRRPLPLLLTALALALVGCEKKSAPAPAPSPTTQGGSATAAPPGPPPEGTILIGEVGSLTGSEATFGISARNGIDLALQEANAAGGVRGQKLVVRVYDSQGRPEEGAQAATRLIAQDKVVALLGEAASSVSMAMADKAQAGKVPMITPTSTSPEVTKKGDYIFRVCFIDPFQGLVMAKFARENLKLNKVAVLTDNKSAFSVGLADVFNQKFKEFGGTIVGNESYSKGDTDFRAQLTSIKNMKPEAVFVPGYYTDVGIIARQAREVGLRVPLLGGDGWDSDKLYELGGSALEGSYFSNHYSPDNPDPVVQNFLKKYKAAYGSVPDSVAVLAYDAGRLLVDAMKRAPDTSGPALRDAIAATKDFPGVAGTINLDANRDAVKQAVVMKVEGGKAVFVTTVKP
- a CDS encoding SUF system Fe-S cluster assembly regulator — translated: MLRMSKMTDYGIVLMTELARADGETRTTRELAARTHVALPSASKVLKGLLQAGLVVSHRGANGGYGLSRPAEAISLAELVSALEGPVSLTECGQHAGKPAGPCELEAVCQVRGHWRLINQAIQEALGKLTLADLRAPAPRMPERLVGLGLPASAPLPASATGVRS
- the sufB gene encoding Fe-S cluster assembly protein SufB, with translation MSSTETIQELTRKGYQAGFVTQVEADTLPPGLDEDVIRVLSAKKNEPAFMLEWRLKAYRHWLTLKEPTWQAVKYHPIDYQAIRYYSAPKQKPKKDSLSEVDPEILRTYEKLGIPLEEQKRLQNVAVDAVFDSVSVATTFREKLYKAGVIFCSFSEAVREHPELVERYLGTVVPFSDNFFAALNSAVFSDGSFCYVPKGVKCPMELSTYFRINAADTGQFERTLLIADEGASVSYLEGCTAPMRDTNQLHAAVVELVALDGASIKYSTVQNWYPGDAEGKGGIYNFVTKRGIAHQRAKISWTQVETGSAITWKYPSVILKGDDSVGEFYSVALTNHRQQADTGTKMIHIGKNTRSTIVSKGISAGRGQNTYRGQVKVLKSAANARNYTQCDSLLLGDECGAHTLPYIEVKNATAQVEHEASTSKIGEDQLFYCRQRGISQEDAVSMIVNGFCRQVFKELPMEFAVEAQKLLGVSLEGSVG
- the sufC gene encoding Fe-S cluster assembly ATPase SufC, translated to MASLLSIQDLHARVGGKDILKGINLEVAAGEVHAIMGPNGSGKSTLAGVLAGRETYEVTKGSVRFDGKDLLGTPPEERAKAGVFLGFQYPVEIPGVGNLHFLRTALNAQRRAKGEEELDAMDFLQLAKEKAKLVQLDAAFMNRSVNEGFSGGEKKRNEIFQMAVLQPRLALLDETDSGLDIDALRIVAGGVNALRAKDRAMVVITHYQRLLDYIVPDHVHVMSAGRIVRSGGRELALELEEKGYGWIGEGAAAGKAKEARP
- the sufD gene encoding Fe-S cluster assembly protein SufD, whose amino-acid sequence is MSASHYAEVARAFQARGDAPAWLQAFREQGLSQFQARGLPTSKDEEWKYTPVATLSSHPFQPARDVSAGEDVAQAVARHALPGPRLVFVDGSFVPALSVLTGLPRGVVLKPLSQALREDGALLQETLGQLSRPSAHAFTSLNAALLEEGALLTLAPRALSEVPVQLLFLARGGDGPVLASPRIVVVAGEGSEATLVETYAGLGTGATFTNAVTEVSLGDNASLRHFKLQAEGDTAVHLGGLYSRQGRDSRFQSHAFSFGGLLARNEVHAAFAGEGGECVLNGLFVGRGTQHLDNRTDLDHAVPHCSSRELYKGVLDDRARGTFHGKIRVREDAQKTDASQTSRNLLLSEGAQVDARPQLEIFADDVKCAHGTAVGRLDDNALFYLRSRGIPKVEAERMLTQAFASELVRAVPEGPVRARVEELLAGKLPGSAEVMG
- a CDS encoding cysteine desulfurase yields the protein MSGPGFDLARVRADFPILRQEVRGRPLVYLDSAATGQKPQAMLDALTRFYTHDNANVHRGVHILSERATQAFEDARETVRRFIHAKDVREVIFVRGTTEAINLVAATYGRKHVGPGDEVLISAMEHHSNIVPWQMVCDAAGAKLRVIPVDDRGELRMDAVDALLTEKTRLLAITHVSNALGSVNPIKELVAKAHAKNIPVLVDGAQSVTHFPVDVQDLGCDFYAFSGHKLFGPTGIGVLYGKLSMLESLPPYQGGGDMILSVTMEKTVYNRVPHRFEAGTPDMAGAVGLAAAIRYLEALGMENVSQHDQWLLAYATDALQSVPGLKLVGTAPRKTGVLSFTLEDVHPHDVGTILDQEGICIRTGHHCAQPLMQRFGVAATARASLALYNTREDVDALVKGLHKVKEVFA